From the Bos javanicus breed banteng chromosome 7, ARS-OSU_banteng_1.0, whole genome shotgun sequence genome, the window GTAAGAGCTTAGCCTGCAGCCTCATGGAACCaatgttttaaagaattttaaaacctgAAATACTGGTTATTTGCCAAGGCACACATTCAAAGTAAAGGCCATTCGGCCAGGAGTGTTGGATCCCAGGATGCTAGTTTTAGGTCTGCTCCGCGAAAGAGGACAGcacttcccaccccctccctctgctcTAGAAGTTGAACACTTTCTGCAGTATTTAGGAGTATTCAGGGAAAATGCTGGGGTCAGAGAAATAATTCTCCTCATCCTCCAGAGTGCCTCTCTGGCGTTTGTTTCTTTGAACGTGAAGCCGCCGCCCAGATACCAGTACTTAGCTGAGGCCCTCGGTGTATTTTCTTGAATTGCGCTTGGAAATCTTTCCCTGGGAGCTGATAGCTCGAGTCCTAGAGATTTAGCAGTCTTTCCTAGAATCTGCTTACAAGACCCGTGCAGCAGCCGAGGGACCGTGGAGACGGGCTGAACAGGACAGTGGGGGCTGGGAGAAAGGGAGTGGCCGTGTTCCCGCGGTCTGCCGGGATCCGGCGGGTCCGGCGTGCAGGAGCTGGGGCTGGAGTGGTTGGAGCGACTGGGCTGACCGGGTCGGTCGCCGTCCGCCACCTCGGTGCGGAATCGGAGCCGGACTTGCTGAgcactcctccccctccccttctgcttcctcttccctccccctggaccagcggcggcggcggcggcggcggcaagGAAGCGAAGCCAGAGCGACTCGGTGGCGAGCGGAAGAGCTGGGATATGGGGAGTCAGGGCTGGCGGCGGGGCCAGGAGCCCTCCGGAGGGCCCACGAGGGGAGCGGCCCCCGGCATTTGCTAGCGTTTGCTGGCACGTGAGGTGTGGGGGAGCGGGCGTTGGGCGGCACAAGCGGAGGCGGAGGCGCGGCCGGGGCGTGGAGCAAGGCTGGGGAAGCTGCTGCCTCCGGCCCTGCCCGGCTGCCTCCGCCGTGGCCGGTGGCTATGGAGCTGGCGGGCATCAGACCCGGGGAGACAGTGCATCCGCGACTCCAGCCGCCCATGTCCTGGCTGCCGCTGTTGcagcttctcctgctgctgccggGCCCAGCGGCCTCCCAGCTGCGATACTCGGTGCCGGAGGAGCAGGCACCCGGCGCGCCTGTGGGCAACGTGGCTCGTGCGCTGGGGTTGGAGCTGCGGCGCTTGGGGCCGGGCTGCCTGCGCATCCACCACCTGGGTGCGCCCAGCCCGCGCTACCTGGAGCTGGACCTGACCAATGGAGCGCTCTTCGTCAACGAGCGCATTGACCGGGAGGCGCTGTGCGAGCAGCGGCCTCGCTGCCTGCTCAGTCTGGAAGTACTGGCGCACAGCCCGGTGGCGGTGAGCGCCGTGGAGGTGGAGGTGCTGGACATCAACGACAACTCGCCCCGCTTCCCGCGGCCCGACTACCAGCTGCAGGTAAGCGAATCGGTGGCCCCTGGAGCGCGCTTTCACATAGAGAGCGCCCAGGACCCCGACGTGGGCACCAACTCGGTGCAGACCTACGAGCTCAGCCCCAATGAGCACTTCGAGCTGGACCTGAAACCCCTGCAAGAGAACAGTAAGgtgctggagctgctgctgcggAAGGGCCTAGACCGCGAGCAGGCAGTCTTGCACCACCTGGTTCTCACAGCTGTGGACGGGGGCAGCCCAGCCCGCTCCGGCACCGCGCAGATCTCGGTGCGAGTCCTGGACACTAACGACAATTCTCCCGCTTTCGACCAGTCCACTTACCGCGTCCACCTTCGAGAGGACTCGCCCCCAGGCACGCTAGTGGTGAAGCTGAATGCCTCCGACCCGGATGAGGGCTCCAATGGCGAGCTCACGTACTCCTTGAGCAGCTACACGTCGGACCGGGAGAGACAGCTCTTCAGCATCGACGCCAGCACGGGGGAAGTGCGCGTCAGCGGAGCGCTGGATTACGAGGAGGCCTCCTCCTACCAGATCTATGTGCAGGCAACTGACCGGGGTCCGGTGCCCATGGTGGGTCACTGCAAGGTGCTGGTGGATATCGTGGACGTGAATGATAACGCACCAGAGGTGGTGCTCACGGATCTGTACAGCCCGGTGCCTGAGGACGCTGCCTCCAACACTGTTGTGGCCCTTCTCAGTGTCAATGACCAAGACTCGGGTCCCAACCGGAAAGTGAGCCTGGGACTGGAGGCCGCACTGCCTTTCCGACTGAATGGTTTTGGAAACTCCTACACACTGGTGGTGAGTGGACCCCTGGACCGGGAGCGGGTGGCTGCCTACAACATCACAGTGACTGCCACTGATGGGGGAGTACCACAGCTCACGTCCCAGCGGACACTGCAGGTTGAGATCTCTGACATCAATGACAATCCCCCCAGCTTCCCAAAGGACTCCTACTCCATCTACATAGAGGAGAACAATTTGCCAGGGGTGTTGCTCTGCACTGTGCAAGCCACGGACCCAGATGAAAAGGAGAATGCGGAGGTGACCTACTCCCTCCTGGAGAGGGAAGTTCAAGGGCTGCCGGTCACTTCCTATGTCTCCATTAACAGTGCCAGTGGCAGCCTTTATGCTGTCAACTCCTTTGATTATGAGAAGTTTCGGGAGTTTTTTGTGATTGTGGAGGCCCGAGACAATGGGAGCCCACCACTGAGCAGCACTGTGACCGTCAATGTGTATGTAGTGGACATGAATGACCATGCCCCTCACATCCTGTACCCTACCTCAACCAATTCATCAGTAGCCATTGAAATGGTGCCTCGAACTGCCCCTGCTGGCTACCTGGTCACTAAAGTCATAGCCATGGACTCAGATTCTGGGCAAAATGCTTGGCTCTTTTACCATCTGTCCCAGATTTCTGACCTGGACCTCTTTAAAGTAGAGCTCCACACAGGAGAAATTAGGACTACCAGGAAGATGGGAGACGAGACTGGAACCACTTTCAACCTGACCGTGGTGGTCCGAGATAATGGAGAGCCATCGTTGTCAGCCTCTGTGGCCATTACAGTAGCTGTGGTGGATAGGGTTTCCAGAATCCTCCCTGACACTCAGAGACACGTGAAAAGTCCTCGGACATACTCTGAAATTACACTTTATCTCATAATAGCACTAAGCACAgtgtcttttatatttcttttgacaATCATTGTTTTGAGCATCATCAAGTGCTACCGCTACACTGCTTATGGCACCACGTGCTGTGGAGGCTTCTGTGGAGTGAGGGAGAGGTGCCCTGCAGAACTCTACAAGCAGGCCAACAACAATATTGATGCCAGGATACCTCCTGGCCTCAAAGTGCAGCCTCACTTCATCGAAGTGCGAGGGAACGGCTCCCTCACCAAGACCTACTGCTACAAGGCCTGTCTGACAGCAGGCTCAGGGAGCGATACCTTCATGTTTTACAACACAGGGGCACAGACAGGACCGGGACCTGGGGGAGCCCAAGCAGCGTCAGGTGACAGCAGGCACCTCACAGGCCAAAGTGGGCAGAGTGCTGGGAACCTGATTATACTAAAAAATGAAGCTGTTTCTCAAAATGAGGTGAGATGGTAGTCAAGGGGTCTTCCACAAAGTCATGCATTTTTCACCCCCCTCCACCACTATCATGTGGTTGGCTTTATTGAGTTATTAGCAATGACAAGGGTTATCTGGTAAACTGAGTATATGTAGTACCTATGACTGGGTTATAATCGAATGTGTTTTCCTCTCTAGAAACATAGCACTAGAGAATTGTTTTCATTTCCCCTTTCTCTTCAGATATATGAAGACTTGACTATAAAATTGTTTGAGAAATGAAGGTTTGTCTTAAGTGTGTGATGTTCAAGCACAGCTTTGTAGAGAAATAGAATAGGCCCGAGAATAAGATGGTGCTATAGGGAGTGATGTTATGAGACTCAAGGAGGAAGGGCTTGTGCCGTGTCATCTACAGGGAAAGTTCTCTTTTGAAACCCTAGAGGAGTGTTGTTTTTTCAAAGTTCTTAGACTTCAGGGTTATGGTGTTCGCCTCTGTATGCTTTCCATACTATTTATACCTCGGACTATCTACAATGTAAAGTATCTAGTTAATATTTCTGGATATTAGTTCATATTAGTTAATCCAGTTAATATTTCTAATATTAGTTTTGCATTGTACTAATGTGATATGATCTGCTAGAAACTCTTATCAGAGTTGATGAGACCATAGAATGTGGAcattcccgcccccccccccccgccccccgccaaagTCAAAGTTTGTTTTGGCTGTTTGCTGTGGTAACTCTTCTGTAGGGGCTGTCAGAGGAGATGAATGATGGTAAGGCTGGGAACCAATTTGTCTGGTTGGGCCATGGAGATGTTAGAATGAGTGGACTAGGGATGTGAGGGTATGGTGAAGCCTAGGACAAGCTGGGGTTGGGGAGAAAGAAAGGGGGGAA encodes:
- the LOC133251350 gene encoding protocadherin alpha-C2 isoform X1; translation: MELAGIRPGETVHPRLQPPMSWLPLLQLLLLLPGPAASQLRYSVPEEQAPGAPVGNVARALGLELRRLGPGCLRIHHLGAPSPRYLELDLTNGALFVNERIDREALCEQRPRCLLSLEVLAHSPVAVSAVEVEVLDINDNSPRFPRPDYQLQVSESVAPGARFHIESAQDPDVGTNSVQTYELSPNEHFELDLKPLQENSKVLELLLRKGLDREQAVLHHLVLTAVDGGSPARSGTAQISVRVLDTNDNSPAFDQSTYRVHLREDSPPGTLVVKLNASDPDEGSNGELTYSLSSYTSDRERQLFSIDASTGEVRVSGALDYEEASSYQIYVQATDRGPVPMVGHCKVLVDIVDVNDNAPEVVLTDLYSPVPEDAASNTVVALLSVNDQDSGPNRKVSLGLEAALPFRLNGFGNSYTLVVSGPLDRERVAAYNITVTATDGGVPQLTSQRTLQVEISDINDNPPSFPKDSYSIYIEENNLPGVLLCTVQATDPDEKENAEVTYSLLEREVQGLPVTSYVSINSASGSLYAVNSFDYEKFREFFVIVEARDNGSPPLSSTVTVNVYVVDMNDHAPHILYPTSTNSSVAIEMVPRTAPAGYLVTKVIAMDSDSGQNAWLFYHLSQISDLDLFKVELHTGEIRTTRKMGDETGTTFNLTVVVRDNGEPSLSASVAITVAVVDRVSRILPDTQRHVKSPRTYSEITLYLIIALSTVSFIFLLTIIVLSIIKCYRYTAYGTTCCGGFCGVRERCPAELYKQANNNIDARIPPGLKVQPHFIEVRGNGSLTKTYCYKACLTAGSGSDTFMFYNTGAQTGPGPGGAQAASGDSRHLTGQSGQSAGNLIILKNEAVSQNEPRQPNPDWRYSASLRAGMHSSVHLEEAGILRAGPGGPDQQWPTVSSATPEPEAGEVSPPVGAGVNSNSWTFKYGPGNPKQSGPGELPDKFIIPGSPAIISIRQEPTNSQIDKSDFITFGKKEETKKKKKKKKGNKTQEKKEKGNSTTDNSDQ